One part of the Arabidopsis thaliana chromosome 1 sequence genome encodes these proteins:
- a CDS encoding Disease resistance protein (TIR-NBS-LRR class) family (Disease resistance protein (TIR-NBS-LRR class) family; FUNCTIONS IN: transmembrane receptor activity, nucleoside-triphosphatase activity, nucleotide binding, ATP binding; INVOLVED IN: defense response to fungus, defense response; LOCATED IN: intrinsic to membrane; EXPRESSED IN: 21 plant structures; EXPRESSED DURING: 13 growth stages; CONTAINS InterPro DOMAIN/s: ATPase, AAA+ type, core (InterPro:IPR003593), NB-ARC (InterPro:IPR002182), Leucine-rich repeat (InterPro:IPR001611), Toll-Interleukin receptor (InterPro:IPR000157), Disease resistance protein (InterPro:IPR000767); BEST Arabidopsis thaliana protein match is: Disease resistance protein (TIR-NBS-LRR class) family (TAIR:AT1G63870.1); Has 17518 Blast hits to 14440 proteins in 610 species: Archae - 16; Bacteria - 959; Metazoa - 689; Fungi - 60; Plants - 15378; Viruses - 8; Other Eukaryotes - 408 (source: NCBI BLink).): protein MASPSSFSSQNYKFNVFASFHGPDVRKTLLSHIRLQFNRNGITMFDDQKIVRSATIGPSLVEAIKESRISIVILSKKYASSSWCLDELVEILECKKAMGQIVMTIFYGVDPSDVRKQIGKFGIAFNETCARKTEEERQKWSKALNQVSNIAGEDFLRWDNEAIMIEKIARDVLDKLNATPSRDFDGMVGIEAHLREIKSLLDLDNVEVKIVAIAGPAGIGKTTIARALYGLLSKRFQLSCFVDNLRGSYHSGFDEYGFKLHLQEQFLSKVLNQSGMRICHLGAIKENLSDQRVLIILDDVNKLKQLEALANETTWFGPGSRIVVTTENKELLQQHGINNTYHVGFPSDEDALKILCSYAFKQTSPRHGFEELSESVTKLCGKLPLGLCVVGSSLRGKKEDEWEDVVTRLETILDQDIEDVLRVGYESLDENAQTLFLHIAIFFNKEDGDLVKTMFAESDLDVKYGLKILENRSLIKMKIFSNGDTKIVMHRLLQQMGKRAIQKQEPWERQILIDAREICHVLEHAKGTGWNVHGMSFDISRISEVSIRKKAFKRMPNLQFLKVYKSKDDGNNRMHVPEEMDFPCLLRLLDWKAYPSKSLPPTFNPEHLVELNMHSSQLEYLWQGTQPLKNLKKMDLSQSKNLKQLPDLSNATNLEYLYLMGCESLIEIPSSISHLHKLEMLATVGCINLEVIPAHMNLESLQTVYLGGCSRLRNIPVMSTNIRYLFITNTAVEGVPLCPGLKTLDVSGSRNFKGLLTHLPTSLTTLNLCYTDIERIPDCFKSLHQLKGVNLRGCRRLASLPELPRSLLTLVADDCESLETVFCPLNTLKASFSFANCFKLDREARRAIIQQSFFMGKAVLPGREVPAVFDHRAKGYSLTIRPDGNPYTSFVFCVVVSRNQKSDKTIPPSLLWRRIIAQDEGYPVEVWNRIGDVFKYRTEHLLIFHFDFLEFDNRDIVFEFSSESHDFDIIECGAKVLAEKSIKESYESGSDQAFEDDVVFEPSKAFGDEKYGDCCIL from the exons AtggcttctccttcttctttttcgtctcAGAACTACAAGTTCAATGTCTTCGCGAGCTTCCACGGGCCTGACGTCCGTAAAACACTTCTCAGTCACATACGACTACAGTTTAACCGCAACGGGATCACTATGTTTGATGATCAAAAGATTGTGAGAAGCGCAACGATCGGGCCTTCACTAGTAGAAGCTATAAAAGAATCAAGGATCTCGATCGTGATTCTCTCCAAGAAATATGCTTCATCAAGCTGGTGTTTGGATGAATTGGTGGAGATCTTGGAGTGCAAGAAAGCTATGGGACAGATAGTGATGACCATCTTCTACGGAGTAGATCCATCCGATGTGCGGAAACAGATCGGGAAATTCGGGATCGCTTTCAATGAAACTTGTGCACGTAAGACCGAGGAGGAAAGGCAAAAATGGAGCAAAGCTTTGAACCAAGTCAGCAATATTGCTGGAGAAGACTTCTTAAGATG gGACAATGAAGCTATAATGATCGAAAAGATTGCCAGAGATGTTTTAGATAAACTGAATGCTACACCATCTAGGGATTTTGATGGTATGGTGGGAATTGAAGCTCATTTGAGAGAAATAAAATCTTTGCTAGATTTAGATAATGTTGAAGTTAAGATAGTTGCAATCGCTGGTCCTGCTGGGATTGGTAAGACTACTATTGCCAGAGCTTTATAtggtttactctctaaaaGGTTTCAACTTAGTTGTTTTGTGGACAACCTTAGGGGAAGCTATCATAGTGGTTTTGATGAGTATGGTTTTAAGCTGCATTTACAAGAACAGTTTCTTTCAAAGGTTTTGAACCAAAGTGGAATGAGAATATGCCATTTAGGtgcaataaaagaaaatctaaGCGACCAGAGAGTGCTCATCATTCTTGATGATGTGAACAAGTTAAAGCAGTTGGAGGCTTTGGCTAATGAAACTACATGGTTCGGTCCAGGAAGTAGGATTGTAGTTACCACAGAAAACAAAGAGCTTTTGCAGCAACATGGTATTAACAATACCTACCATGTGGGGTTTCCATCTGATGAAGATGCTCTCAAGATCTTGTGTAGTTATGCTTTTAAACAGACCTCTCCACGTCATGGTTTTGAAGAGCTTTCAGAAAGTGTAACAAAGCTTTGTGGTAAGCTTCCGTTGGGTCTTTGTGTCGTGGGTTCATCTTTACGGGGGAAGAAGGAAGACGAATGGGAAGATGTTGTGACCAGGCTGGAAACTATTCTTGATCAAGATATCGAAGACGTACTAAGAGTTGGCTATGAAAGTTTAGATGAGAATGCGCAAACACTATTTCTCCACATTgcaatcttcttcaacaaggAAGATGGTGATCTTGTGAAAACCATGTTCGCTGAGAGTGACTTGGATGTCAAATACGGGCTGAAAATCCTTGAAAACAGATCTCTCATAAAGATGAAGATTTTTAGCAATGGGGATACAAAAATAGTGATGCACAGATTACTACAACAAATGGGTAAAAGAGCTATTCAAAAACAAGAGCCTTGGGAACGCCAAATCTTAATAGATGCCCGGGAGATTTGTCATGTTCTTGAGCACGCCAAA GGTACCGGCTGGAATGTTCATGGTATGTCATTTGATATATCAAGAATCAGTGAAGTGTCTATAAGGAAGAAAGCTTTTAAAAGAATGCCTAATCTTCAGTTCCTCAAAGTTTACAAAAGTAAAGATGATGGGAATAATAGAATGCATGTACCTGAGGAGATGGACTTTCCTTGTCTCCTAAGGTTGTTAGATTGGAAGGCGTACCCAAGCAAGAGTCTTCCTCCTACATTTAATCCAGAACATCTTGTCGAACTCAATATGCATTCTAGCCAGCTCGAGTACCTCTGGCAAGGAACTCAG CCGCTCAAGAATCTCAAGAAGATGGATTTGTCACAGTCCAAGAATTTGAAGCAACTCCCGGATCTTTCAAATGCTACAAATCTGGAGTATTTGTATCTGATGGGTTGCGAGAGTTTGATAGAGATTCCATCATCTATTTCGCATCTTCATAAACTAGAGATGTTGGCGACGGTGGGCTGTATAAATCTAGAAGTCATACCAGCTCACATGAACTTGGAATCTCTTCAAACAGTCTACTTGGGAGGATGCTCAAGACTAAGAAATATTCCAGTGATGTCAACGAACAtcagatatttatttataacgAACACAGCAGTTGAAGGCGTGCCTCTTTGCCCTGGTCTTAAGACTCTCGATGTAAGCGGCAGCAGAAATTTCAAGGGATTATTAACACATCTCCCCACGAGTTTAACAACACTAAACCTATGCTATACTGATATTGAAAGAATTCCAGATTGTTTCAAATCTCTTCATCAACTAAAAGGGGTTAATCTACGTGGCTGCAGAAGACTCGCATCTTTGCCAGAGCTCCCTCGTTCGCTACTAACCCTAGTGGCAGACGACTGTGAATCACTGGAGACGGTGTTTTGCCCTTTGAACACTTTAAAAGCAAGCTTCAGTTTCGCCAACTGCTTCAAATTGGACCGAGAAGCACGAAGAGCAATTATCCAACAATCGTTTTTCATGGGAAAGGCTGTGTTACCAGGAAGAGAAGTGCCTGCAGTGTTCGATCACAGAGCCAAAGGATATTCATTGACCATTCGTCCAGACGGTAACCCTTACACCAGCTTTGTATTTTGCGTTGTGGTTTCCCGTAACCAAAAAAGTGATAAAACCATTCCTCCCTCACTATTGTGGCGTCGCATCATAGCTCAAGATGAGGGCTATCCCGTTGAGGTCTGGAACCGCATAGGAGATGTCTTCAAATATCGAACGGAACATCTATTAATATTTCACTTCGACTTTCTAGAATTCGACAACAGGGATATAGTGTTCGAATTCAGCAGCGAATCCCACGACTTCGACATTATTGAATGTGGTGCTAAAGTCTTGGCCGAAAAGAGCATCAAAGAAAGCTATGAATCTGGATCCGACCAAGCCTTTGAAGACGACGTTGTGTTTGAACCCAGCAAAGCCTTCGGAGACGAAAAATACGGAGATTGTTGTATTTTGTAA
- a CDS encoding Disease resistance protein (TIR-NBS-LRR class) family, with amino-acid sequence MASPSSFSSQNYKFNVFASFHGPDVRKTLLSHIRLQFNRNGITMFDDQKIVRSATIGPSLVEAIKESRISIVILSKKYASSSWCLDELVEILECKKAMGQIVMTIFYGVDPSDVRKQIGKFGIAFNETCARKTEEERQKWSKALNQVSNIAGEDFLRWDNEAIMIEKIARDVLDKLNATPSRDFDGMVGIEAHLREIKSLLDLDNVEVKIVAIAGPAGIGKTTIARALYGLLSKRFQLSCFVDNLRGSYHSGFDEYGFKLHLQEQFLSKVLNQSGMRICHLGAIKENLSDQRVLIILDDVNKLKQLEALANETTWFGPGSRIVVTTENKELLQQHGINNTYHVGFPSDEDALKILCSYAFKQTSPRHGFEELSESVTKLCGKLPLGLCVVGSSLRGKKEDEWEDVVTRLETILDQDIEDVLRVGYESLDENAQTLFLHIAIFFNKEDGDLVKTMFAESDLDVKYGLKILENRSLIKMKIFSNGDTKIVMHRLLQQMGKRAIQKQEPWERQILIDAREICHVLEHAKGTGWNVHGMSFDISRISEVSIRKKAFKRMPNLQFLKVYKSKDDGNNRMHVPEEMDFPCLLRLLDWKAYPSKSLPPTFNPEHLVELNMHSSQLEYLWQGTQPLKNLKKMDLSQSKNLKQLPDLSNATNLEYLYLMGCESLIEIPSSISHLHKLEMLATVGCINLEVIPAHMNLESLQTVYLGGCSRLRNIPVMSTNIRYLFITNTAVEGVPLCPGLKTLDKTRIFARAPSFATNPSGRRL; translated from the exons AtggcttctccttcttctttttcgtctcAGAACTACAAGTTCAATGTCTTCGCGAGCTTCCACGGGCCTGACGTCCGTAAAACACTTCTCAGTCACATACGACTACAGTTTAACCGCAACGGGATCACTATGTTTGATGATCAAAAGATTGTGAGAAGCGCAACGATCGGGCCTTCACTAGTAGAAGCTATAAAAGAATCAAGGATCTCGATCGTGATTCTCTCCAAGAAATATGCTTCATCAAGCTGGTGTTTGGATGAATTGGTGGAGATCTTGGAGTGCAAGAAAGCTATGGGACAGATAGTGATGACCATCTTCTACGGAGTAGATCCATCCGATGTGCGGAAACAGATCGGGAAATTCGGGATCGCTTTCAATGAAACTTGTGCACGTAAGACCGAGGAGGAAAGGCAAAAATGGAGCAAAGCTTTGAACCAAGTCAGCAATATTGCTGGAGAAGACTTCTTAAGATG gGACAATGAAGCTATAATGATCGAAAAGATTGCCAGAGATGTTTTAGATAAACTGAATGCTACACCATCTAGGGATTTTGATGGTATGGTGGGAATTGAAGCTCATTTGAGAGAAATAAAATCTTTGCTAGATTTAGATAATGTTGAAGTTAAGATAGTTGCAATCGCTGGTCCTGCTGGGATTGGTAAGACTACTATTGCCAGAGCTTTATAtggtttactctctaaaaGGTTTCAACTTAGTTGTTTTGTGGACAACCTTAGGGGAAGCTATCATAGTGGTTTTGATGAGTATGGTTTTAAGCTGCATTTACAAGAACAGTTTCTTTCAAAGGTTTTGAACCAAAGTGGAATGAGAATATGCCATTTAGGtgcaataaaagaaaatctaaGCGACCAGAGAGTGCTCATCATTCTTGATGATGTGAACAAGTTAAAGCAGTTGGAGGCTTTGGCTAATGAAACTACATGGTTCGGTCCAGGAAGTAGGATTGTAGTTACCACAGAAAACAAAGAGCTTTTGCAGCAACATGGTATTAACAATACCTACCATGTGGGGTTTCCATCTGATGAAGATGCTCTCAAGATCTTGTGTAGTTATGCTTTTAAACAGACCTCTCCACGTCATGGTTTTGAAGAGCTTTCAGAAAGTGTAACAAAGCTTTGTGGTAAGCTTCCGTTGGGTCTTTGTGTCGTGGGTTCATCTTTACGGGGGAAGAAGGAAGACGAATGGGAAGATGTTGTGACCAGGCTGGAAACTATTCTTGATCAAGATATCGAAGACGTACTAAGAGTTGGCTATGAAAGTTTAGATGAGAATGCGCAAACACTATTTCTCCACATTgcaatcttcttcaacaaggAAGATGGTGATCTTGTGAAAACCATGTTCGCTGAGAGTGACTTGGATGTCAAATACGGGCTGAAAATCCTTGAAAACAGATCTCTCATAAAGATGAAGATTTTTAGCAATGGGGATACAAAAATAGTGATGCACAGATTACTACAACAAATGGGTAAAAGAGCTATTCAAAAACAAGAGCCTTGGGAACGCCAAATCTTAATAGATGCCCGGGAGATTTGTCATGTTCTTGAGCACGCCAAA GGTACCGGCTGGAATGTTCATGGTATGTCATTTGATATATCAAGAATCAGTGAAGTGTCTATAAGGAAGAAAGCTTTTAAAAGAATGCCTAATCTTCAGTTCCTCAAAGTTTACAAAAGTAAAGATGATGGGAATAATAGAATGCATGTACCTGAGGAGATGGACTTTCCTTGTCTCCTAAGGTTGTTAGATTGGAAGGCGTACCCAAGCAAGAGTCTTCCTCCTACATTTAATCCAGAACATCTTGTCGAACTCAATATGCATTCTAGCCAGCTCGAGTACCTCTGGCAAGGAACTCAG CCGCTCAAGAATCTCAAGAAGATGGATTTGTCACAGTCCAAGAATTTGAAGCAACTCCCGGATCTTTCAAATGCTACAAATCTGGAGTATTTGTATCTGATGGGTTGCGAGAGTTTGATAGAGATTCCATCATCTATTTCGCATCTTCATAAACTAGAGATGTTGGCGACGGTGGGCTGTATAAATCTAGAAGTCATACCAGCTCACATGAACTTGGAATCTCTTCAAACAGTCTACTTGGGAGGATGCTCAAGACTAAGAAATATTCCAGTGATGTCAACGAACAtcagatatttatttataacgAACACAGCAGTTGAAGGCGTGCCTCTTTGCCCTGGTCTTAAGACTCTCGAT AAGACTCGCATCTTTGCCAGAGCTCCCTCGTTCGCTACTAACCCTAGTGGCAGACGACTGTGA
- a CDS encoding Disease resistance protein (TIR-NBS-LRR class) family (Disease resistance protein (TIR-NBS-LRR class) family; FUNCTIONS IN: transmembrane receptor activity, nucleoside-triphosphatase activity, nucleotide binding, ATP binding; INVOLVED IN: signal transduction, defense response, apoptosis, innate immune response; LOCATED IN: intrinsic to membrane, chloroplast; CONTAINS InterPro DOMAIN/s: ATPase, AAA+ type, core (InterPro:IPR003593), NB-ARC (InterPro:IPR002182), Leucine-rich repeat (InterPro:IPR001611), Toll-Interleukin receptor (InterPro:IPR000157), Disease resistance protein (InterPro:IPR000767); BEST Arabidopsis thaliana protein match is: Disease resistance protein (TIR-NBS-LRR class) family (TAIR:AT1G63880.1); Has 19720 Blast hits to 15752 proteins in 683 species: Archae - 12; Bacteria - 1411; Metazoa - 1255; Fungi - 60; Plants - 16579; Viruses - 2; Other Eukaryotes - 401 (source: NCBI BLink).): MSLMDSPSSISSCNYRFNVFSSFHGPNVRKTLLSHMRKQFNFNGITMFDDQGIERSEEIVPSLKKAIKESRISIVILSKKYALSRWCLDELVEILKCKEVMGHIVMTIFYGVEPSDVRKQTGEFGFHFNETCAHRTDEDKQNWSKALKDVGNIAGEDFLRWDNEAKMIEKIARDVSDKLNATPSRDFNGMVGLEAHLTEMESLLDLDYDGVKMVGISGPAGIGKTTIARALQSRLSNKFQLTCFVDNLKESFLNSLDELRLQEQFLAKVLNHDGIRICHSGVIEERLCKQRVLIILDDVNHIMQLEALANETTWFGSGSRIVVTTENKEILQQHGINDLYHVGFPSDEQAFEILCRYAFRKTTLSHGFEKLARRVTKLCGNLPLGLRVLGSSLRGKNEEEWEEVIRRLETILDHQDIEEVLRVGYGSLHENEQSLFLHIAVFFNYTDGDLVKAMFTDNNLDIKHGLKILADKSLINISNNREIVIHKLLQQFGRQAVHKEEPWKHKILIHAPEICDVLEYATGTKAMSGISFDISGVDEVVISGKSFKRIPNLRFLKVFKSRDDGNDRVHIPEETEFPRRLRLLHWEAYPCKSLPPTFQPQYLVELYMPSSQLEKLWEGTQRLTHLKKMNLFASRHLKELPDLSNATNLERMDLSYCESLVEIPSSFSHLHKLEWLEMNNCINLQVIPAHMNLASLETVNMRGCSRLRNIPVMSTNITQLYVSRTAVEGMPPSIRFCSRLERLSISSSGKLKGITHLPISLKQLDLIDSDIETIPECIKSLHLLYILNLSGCRRLASLPELPSSLRFLMADDCESLETVFCPLNTPKAELNFTNCFKLGQQAQRAIVQRSLLLGTTLLPGRELPAEFDHQGKGNTLTIRPGTGFVVCIVISPNLASQITEYRLPQLLCRRRIGQGDLDPIEKVFNVRTLLNFQTEHLFVFIIHPHLPFIDPSEVSREIVFEFSSKFNHFDVIDCGAKFLTDGSIKGSYDSGLEQVFEDNTKHGDHADCWNWLFHCFDLPHFVKNVRSFVSV; encoded by the exons ATGTCTCTCATGGATTCTCCTTCCTCTATTTCCTCTTGCAACTACAGATTCAATGTCTTCTCGAGCTTCCACGGGCCGAATGTTCGTAAAACACTTCTTAGTCACATGCGCAAACAGTTTAATTTCAACGGGATCACTATGTTCGATGATCAAGGGATTGAGAGAAGTGAAGAGATCGTACCTTCACTCAAAAAGGCTATAAAAGAATCGAGGATCTCGATCGTGATTCTTTCCAAGAAATATGCTTTGTCAAGATGGTGTTTGGATGAATTGGTGGAGATATTAAAGTGCAAGGAAGTTATGGGACACATAGTGATGACCATCTTCTACGGAGTGGAGCCATCTGATGTACGGAAGCAGACCGGGGAATTCGGGTTCCATTTTAATGAAACGTGTGCACATAGGACGGACGAGGACAAGCAGAATTGGAGCAAAGCTTTGAAGGATGTGGGCAACATTGCTGGAGAAGACTTCTTAAGATG GGATAATGAAGCCAAAATGATAGAGAAGATTGCTAGAGATGTTTCAGATAAACTGAATGCTACACCTTCTAGAGATTTTAATGGCATGGTGGGACTTGAAGCTCATTTGACAGAAATGGAGTCTTTGCTAGATTTAGATTATGATGGAGTTAAGATGGTTGGAATCTCTGGTCCTGCAGGGATTGGTAAGACAACAATTGCCAGAGCTTTACAAAGTCGACTCTCTAATAAGTTTCAACTCACTTGTTTTGTGGACAACCTCAAGGAAAGCTTTCTTAATAGTTTAGATGAGTTGCGTTTACAAGAACAGTTTCTTGCAAAGGTTTTGAACCATGATGGAATTAGGATATGCCATTCAGGTGTGATAGAAGAAAGGTTGTGCAAGCAGAGAGTACTCATCATTCTTGATGATGTAAACCACATAATGCAATTAGAGGCGTTGGCAAATGAAACTACATGGTTTGGTTCTGGAAGTAGGATTGTAGTTActacagaaaacaaagagattttGCAGCAACATGGTATCAACGATCTGTACCACGTGGGTTTTCCATCTGATGAACAAGCTTTCGAGATTTTATGTCGATATGCTTTTAGAAAAACCACTCTTTCTCATGGTTTTGAAAAGCTTGCTAGAAGAGTAACGAAGCTTTGTGGTAACCTTCCATTGGGTCTTCGTGTATTGGGTTCATCTTTACGTGGGAAGAATGAGGAAGAGTGGGAAGAAGTAATACGCAGGCTAGAAACTATACTTGATCATCAAGATATCGAGGAAGTACTCAGAGTCGGTTATGGGAGTTTACATGAGAACGAGCAATCTCTATTTCTTCATATTGCAGTCTTCTTCAACTATACAGATGGTGATCTTGTGAAAGCCATGTTCACTGACAACAACTTGGATATCAAACACGGGTTGAAAATCTTAGCAGACAAATCTCTCATAAACATATCTAACAACAGAGAAATAGTGATCCACAAGTTATTGCAACAATTTGGTAGACAAGCCGTTCATAAAGAAGAACCTTGGAAACACAAGATTTTAATACATGCTCCAGAGATTTGTGATGTCCTTGAATATGCCACA GGTACTAAAGCTATGTCCGGCATATCATTTGATATATCTGGTGTCGATGAAGTTGTTATAAGcggtaaatcttttaaaagaatACCTAATCTTCGATTCCTCAAAGTCTTTAAAAGTAGAGATGATGGCAATGATAGAGTGCACATACCTGAGGAGACAGAGTTTCCGCGTCGTCTAAGGTTACTACATTGGGAGGCATACCCATGCAAGAGTCTTCCTCCTACATTTCAACCTCAATATCTTGTCGAGCTCTATATGCCAAGTAGCCAGCTTGAAAAGCTATGGGAAGGAACACAG CGCCTTACACAtctcaagaagatgaatttgTTTGCGTCTCGACATTTGAAGGAACTTCCGGATCTTTCAAATGCTACAAATCTGGAGAGAATGGATCTGAGTTATTGCGAAAGTTTGGTAGAGATCCCATCCTCTTTTTCGCATCTTCATAAACTAGAGTGGTTGGAGATGAATAACTGCATAAACCTACAAGTCATTCCAGCTCACATGAACTTAGCATCCCTTGAAACCGTCAATATGAGAGGATGCTCAAGATTGAGAAATATTCCAGTTATGTCAACAAACATCACTCAACTGTATGTATCACGGACAGCAGTTGAAGGAATGCCTCCATCAATTAGGTTTTGCTCTCGTCTCGAACGTCTCAGTATAAGCAGCAGTGGAAAGCTCAAGGGAATAACACATCTCCCCATCAGTTTAAAACAGCTAGACCTCATTGATTCTGATATTGAAACGATTCCAGAGTGCATCAAATCTCTTCATCTGCTATATATCCTTAATCTATCTGGCTGCAGGAGACTAGCATCATTGCCAGAACTCCCTAGCTCACTTAGATTTCTTATGGCAGACGATTGTGAATCATTGGAGACCGTATTTTGCCCTTTGAATACGCCAAAAGCAGAGCTCAATTTCACCAACTGCTTCAAATTAGGCCAGCAAGCACAAAGAGCAATTGTACAACGATCATTACTTCTTGGAACAACGCTCTTACCGGGAAGAGAATTACCAGCGGAATTCGATCACCAAGGCAAAGGAAATACATTGACCATTCGTCCAGGCACAGGCTTTGTGGTTTGCATTGTGATTTCCCCCAACTTGGCATCGCAAATCACAGAGTACAGGCTTCCTCAACTATTGTGTCGTCGTCGCATAGGTCAAGGCGACTTAGACCCCATTGAAAAGGTGTTCAACGTACGAACTCTACTCAACTTTCAAACGGAACATCTATTTGTGTTTATCATTCACCCTCACTTGCCATTTATCGATCCCTCTGAAGTGAGCAGAGAGATAGTGTTCGAATTCAGTAGCAAATTCAACCACTTTGATGTTATTGATTGTGGAGCCAAGTTCTTGACCGACGGGAGCATCAAAGGGAGTTATGATTCTGGATTGGAACAAGTGTTTGAAGACAACACCAAACACGGTGACCATGCAGATTGTTGGAATTGGCTATTCCACTGTTTTGATCTACCCCATTTTGTGAAAAACGTCAGAAGCTTTGTCTCAGTATGA